One Arthrobacter sp. StoSoilB19 DNA window includes the following coding sequences:
- a CDS encoding YajQ family cyclic di-GMP-binding protein: protein MAGESTFDVVSKVDKQEVANALNQAQKELAQRYDFKGVGAEVDFSGEKILMKANSEERVLAVLDVLQSKLIRRGISLKSLDTGEPYASGKEFRLEASIKEGIAQDLAKKINKLIRDEAPKSVKSQIQGDELRVSSKSRDDLQATMALLKDFEEADLQFVNFRS, encoded by the coding sequence ATGGCAGGCGAGTCAACGTTCGACGTCGTAAGCAAAGTGGACAAGCAGGAAGTGGCCAACGCGCTCAACCAGGCCCAGAAGGAACTCGCCCAGCGCTACGACTTCAAGGGCGTCGGGGCCGAGGTGGACTTCAGCGGCGAGAAGATCCTCATGAAGGCCAACTCCGAGGAACGCGTCCTGGCGGTCCTGGACGTACTGCAGTCCAAGCTGATCCGCCGCGGAATCTCACTGAAGTCGCTGGATACCGGCGAGCCCTACGCATCCGGCAAGGAGTTCCGCCTGGAAGCCTCCATCAAGGAAGGCATTGCGCAGGACCTGGCCAAGAAGATCAACAAGCTGATCCGGGACGAGGCGCCCAAATCGGTGAAGTCCCAGATCCAGGGCGACGAACTGCGGGTCTCCTCCAAGTCCCGCGATGACTTGCAGGCCACCATGGCGCTGCTGAAGGACTTCGAGGAAGCCGACCTGCAGTTTGTGAACTTCCGCAGCTAG